One window of Acropora palmata chromosome 1, jaAcrPala1.3, whole genome shotgun sequence genomic DNA carries:
- the LOC141893192 gene encoding collagen alpha-1(XIV) chain-like, whose protein sequence is MLQKVTAGFILSSSATRVALLGIADSTTVEYYFNNTQSIPDVHDAIERMKHPGGGTYMNVAFNDVRNMFRTSGRRQVPHVLVLISDGGFQKSEAAVQSSMPLKDEGIVICTLGITSKIDREQLQAIASSKEKALMLHDLNVAGQMERISDEVITAICEVARKSEAIVHLVKENSALQGHVMLSFQARDELFCAMKCLNTVNCFSFNYKTYGNICELSHANKFTSPMDLKRDLDSDYYEMNFF, encoded by the exons ATGCTGCAGAAAGTTACAGCAGGATTCATATTGTCTTCTTCTG CAACGCGTGTGGCTCTTTTGGGAATAGCAGATTCAACTACCGTTGAGTATTATTTCAACAATACACAAAGCATTCCTGATGTCCATGATGCCATTGAACGAATGAAGCATCCTGGAGGAGGTACTTACATGAATGTGGCCTTCAACGATGTACGTAACATGTTCAGGACAAGTGGACGCAGACAAGTACCACATGTTCTTGTACTCATTTCGGATGGTGGATTTCAGA AGTCCGAGGCGGCCGTTCAATCTTCCATGCCATTGAAAGACGAAGGCATTGTCATTTGCACGCTGGGAATTACCTCCAAAATCGACAGAGAGCAGTTGCAAGCAATTGCCTCGTCTAAGGAAAAGGCCCTGATGTTGCATGATCTGAACGTCGCTGGACAAATGGAGCGCATCTCTGATGAAGTTATAACTGCGATCTGCGAAG TGGCAAGAAAATCCGAGGCAATCGTTCATCTTGTGAAAGAGAATTCAGCGCTACAAGGTCATGTGATGTTATCCTTTCAGGCTAGGGACGAATTGTTTTGTGCCATGAAGTGCTTAAATACTGTCAActgcttttcttttaactACAAAACCTATGGAAATATTTGCGAGCTTAGTCACGCAAACAAGTTCACCTCTCCGATGGATTTGAAAAGGGATCTTGACTCAGACTATTATGAAATGaactttttttaa
- the LOC141894361 gene encoding RAB6A-GEF complex partner protein 2-like — MIEVKARLLRGSVFFAGECIECEITFTNTASVNKETHNQTCHPALDSECSNKNYEMDRLAWASVQIHCQCSVNESWVKLPPRIERSSENLTSDSNSASCTSFIPSRGEEGRCVISTTPKILFCDLELAPGESRNYFYSDTVPTNGTPSYRGHAVKYSYKITVGTSRVQGDSKMLRLPIRILVIQGVDEIENFLCKQENLHNPFLENSSPRISFLDVAVDILMTITSRRNSHVYNIVSERGSVGQFCLFKSAYRIGEEIVGSFDFSNSLIICLKFSVVLQSEEQIPEDLCNSSKHSSGVTYSSFTSVSEHCLHAKKTHLVLPIPVTVCPEFVSDIVCLKWRLHFEFILASSPLPAGASPVQLTSSHTDVATWQGPPDIEVETVTWDLPIKILPTNPLNASSISTTRTSNAIVF, encoded by the exons ATGATTGAGGTTAAAGCTCGTCTTCTTCGCGGATCAGTCTTCTTTGCTGGAGAATGCATCGAATGTGAAATTACGTTTACAAACACAGCGAGTGTTAATAAAGAAACTCACAATCAAACGTGTCATCCCGCCTTGGATAGTGAGTGCAGTAATAAGAATTACGAAATGGACAGGTTAGCGTGGGCAAGCGTTCAAATTCATTGTCAGTGTTCGGTGAACGAGTCGTGGGTAAAGTTGCCTCCTCGAATAGAACGGTCATCGGAAAATCTCACTTCGGACTCGAACAGCGCTTCTTGCACGAGCTTTATTCCTTCAAGAG GTGAAGAAGGACGATGTGTAATTTCCACGACGCCGAAGATATTGTTCTGCGATTTAGAACTTGCTCCGGGAGAATCGAGAAATT ATTTTTATAGTGACACAGTACCCACAAATGGAACTCCATCATATAGAGGCCATGCTGTAAAATATTCTTACAAGATAACTGTTGGCACAAGTAGAGTTCAAGGAGATTCTAAAATGTTGAGATTACCCATCAGAATACTAGTAATACAAG GTGTggatgaaattgaaaattttttatgCAAGCAAGAAAACCTTCATAATCCATTTTTAGAAAATTCCTCTCCGAGAATATCATTTTTAGATGTAGCTGTAGATATTTTAATGACAATCACCTCCAGAAGGAATTCTC ATGTTTATAATATTGTTAGTGAGCGAGGTTCCGTTGGGCAATTTTGTCTCTTCAAGTCTGCATACAGAATTGGTGAAGAAATAGTGGGATCTTTTGACTTTTCCAATTCTCTTATTATCTGTCTCAAG ttttcagttgttttacAAAGTGAGGAACAGATCCCAGAAGATTTGTGTAATTCTTCCAAGCACTCCTCTGGTGTTACATACTCTTCATTTACGTCTGTCTCTGAACATTGTTTACATGCTAAAAAGACTCATCTAGTGTTACCGATACCTGTTACTGTCTGCCCAGAATTTGTTTCTGATATAG TTTGCTTAAAATGGAGACTTCACTTTGAATTTATTCTGGCCTCATCTCCTTTGCCTGCCGGTGCAAGCCCAGTCCAACTAACAAGTTCGCACACAGATGTTGCCACATGGCAAGGGCCACCAGACATTGAAGTTGAAACTGTGACATGGGATCTGCCAATTAAAATTTTGCCAACAAACCCTCTAAATGCTTCATCCATATCAACAACAAGGACAAGCAATGCAATTGTTTTCtaa
- the LOC141894368 gene encoding alpha-ketoglutarate dehydrogenase component 4-like: MASSSAGRILQTVKKHVPSIRFPSRMGQNIKPGPAPSNDRNPEVSSSLSALSKRTIPTSTSPVESVYSYESLPTRYRRKPLTQEEIEYIENGGPI, translated from the exons atggcgtcctCGAGTGCCGGTAGAATTCTTCAAACAGTTAAAAAACACGTTCCAAGCATACGATTCCCAAGCAGAATGGGTCAAAATATAAAAC CTGGTCCTGCACCATCAAACGACAGAAATCCTGAAGTTTCTTCGTCTTTATCTGCTCTCAGTAAGAGAACAATACCCACGAGCACATCGCCAGTAGAGAGTGTGTATAGTTATGAAAGCTTACCTACAAGATACAGGAGAAAACCTCTCACtcaagaagaaattgaatatATTGAG AATGGTGGCccaatttaa
- the LOC141894405 gene encoding partner of Y14 and mago-like: protein MAASSGDGGSWIPASRRPDGTWRKARRVKEGYVPPDEVAKYESKGKQWVNSIPKLPPGLHIEEPTLSKSQKKRKNKKKNASESQGGEVEDLTDKMKSVHVSDAVSSTAAGTVYTNNPDELKEKRIKNLRKKLKQINELQARIDSGELKKPEAEQLVKLSKKEEVEKEIEDLKAQLCKS, encoded by the coding sequence ATGGCGGCTTCAAGTGGTGATGGAGGTAGTTGGATCCCAGCATCAAGACGTCCTGATGGAACATGGCGGAAAGCTCGAAGGGTAAAAGAAGGATATGTGCCTCCAGATGAAGTGGCAAAATACGAAAGTAAAGGAAAACAATGGGTTAACAGCATTCCGAAATTACCTCCAGGATTACACATTGAAGAACCAACACTGTCGAAAAGtcagaagaagagaaaaaataagaagaaaaatgcaagtgaAAGTCAAGGAGGCGAAGTCGAGGATCTGACCGACAAGATGAAAAGTGTTCACGTTTCTGATGCTGTGTCGTCCACTGCAGCAGGAACTGTTTACACCAACAACCCGGATGAATTAAAAGAGAAACGTATAAAGAATTTACGCAAAAAgctaaaacaaatcaacgaaCTGCAAGCCAGGATCGACTCTGGAGAATTGAAAAAACCAGAAGCTGAACAGTTAGTGAAGTTGtccaaaaaagaagaagttgaaaaagaaattgaagactTAAAAGCTCAACTATGTAAAAGCTGA